ATATTTGTTAAAATATAACTTTATAAATATTTTTTTTAATAAAAAAAGCAAAAACTACGCATAAATCAAATTTTTCCTGAAGCCTTTTAAGATAAATTAGCAAATGGCAATAAAAAAAAGACCTACCGATAGATTTCGATAGGTCAATTCTTTACGATTTGGGGTATTTATTGAGCTAATCTTTCCCAAGGAATACCTGCCAAAATTAGCACTAATCCGATTCCAAAGAAAACAAGTGCATTTTTATGTCTTTTAGCATCTACGATTTCTCTCTTATTTTTAGAATGTCCAATAGTAATTAATACCAAAGCAATAAGCATTATTACTACGTGTTCTACGGCAATCTTGCGATAAACAGGATTTCCCATTACTTCTTTCATTCCTAATGAAAATGCTTGCACACCAAATGGGCTAGTCACAAAATACAAAACCAAGCCGATTAGTAATTGTGTATGGCAAGAAATCATAAAAAATAAGCCCAATTTACGGTCGCCTTCCGTAAAAGCAGCTTTAGAAGAAATACCAATAGCGGCTTTAACCAAAGCAACAACGCCCAATAATAATACTAACCAACGAAGGTATGAGTGTACACTAACAAGAATGTCGTTCATAATTTTAGTTTTTTTGTTTGACAAATAGCAACAAGTGGTGCTATGGTTTAAATTCTTTTTCAAAGATAAGCAACAATGAAATCGTACAATGTGTAATTTTATAAAAATGTGTGTTATTTATTTTGTTTTTAATAGCCATGAATATGTTGTTTAGCTAAAAACGAGCTATTCTACCACTAATAGATACCTTTTCTTATAAATTTAAGACAATCTATCTTTATGTATCATCCTACCAGAAGTCTTATGAAAAAGCGTTACGTTTTACCGTTGATGTGTTTAGGGAGTATGTTACTAGGTGGTTTTATAACCAAAATACTAGAGAACCCTCCCCTTTCTGTGGCTATCATTAAAAATGCTGAACAATTGATTGGTCTCGATTTCTCTCAAGCCGAAGCCGATTCTATGCTCAACGACCTAACCGATAATCGACAAGGCTTTCAAGAAATACGCAAAATAAAGCTCGACAATGATGTTGCTCCTGCTTTATTTTTTAATCCATTGCCTATTGGCTTTTCTTTTTCAAAAGAAATATCTCGGTTTGCAGCCTCTAAAGTTCTGATAACACTTCCCAAAAATAAAGCTGATTTGGCTTTTATGAGTGTTCGTGAACTGGCAGAACTTATCAAAACCAAACAAATCACTTCGGTAGAACTTACGAAGTTTTTTATAGAACGTCTCAAAAAATATAATACTCAATTAGCCTGTGTAATTACTATTACCGAAGACCTAGCACTACAACAAGCCCAAAAAGCCGACCAAGAAATGGCTAAGGGTATTTATAAAGGTTTGTTACACGGTATTCCGTACGGAGCAAAAGATTTATTAGCTAAAAAAGGTTATAAAACTACATGGGGCTCTGTACCTTACCAAAACCAAGTACTCGATTATGACGCTACTGTAATTACTAGGCTCGAACAGGCAGGAGCAGTACTATGTGCAAAACTTACCTTAGGAGAACTGGCCTGGGGCGACGTTTGGTTTGGCGGTACAACCAAAAATCCCTGGAATTTGAAACGAGGTTCATCTGGCTCATCGGCTGGTTCGGCATCATCTGTGGCGGCGGGTTTATTACCCTTTGCCATAGGCTCCGAAACACTTGGGTCGATTGTCTCGCCATCTTCTGAATGCGGAACTACAGGCCTTCGTCCAACCTTTGGGCGTGTGCCTCGTACAGGAGCAATGGCCTTGAGCTGGTCGATGGATAAACTTGGGCCAATTTGCCGAACAGTCGAAGACTGTGCCATTGTTTTTAATACCATCAAAGGAACAGACGGAAAGGATTTAAGTATTATTGATGCTCCGTTTAGTTTTGATGCCAATCGCAAAAGCCTCAAAGGCTTGAAAATTGCTTACCTAAAACAAGATTTTGAGCGAAATTATCCTACCAAAGCACAAGATTCGCTAACACTGCTAACTTTACGCAAATTAGGGGCAACTCTTATTCCGCTAAAATTACCCAAATATCCTGTTAGCGATATGACCATTATCCTGAATGCCGAAGCCGCCGCCGCTTTTGACGAGCTTACGCTTTCGGGCAAAGACGACCTTATGGTACGTCAAATCAAGAACGCTTGGCCTAACTCTTTTAGGGCATCAAGGTTTATTCCTGCCGTAGAATATTTACAAGCCAATAGGCTCAGAACACGCTTAATTCAAGAAATGGAGAATAAACTCAAAGGCATCGACGTTTATTTAGCTCCAGCCTTTGGTGGCAGCAACTTAACATTGACCAACTTGACAGGACATCCTTGTGTAGTATTACCCAATGGGTTCCGAGCCGAAGGTCGTCCAACAAGTATTACTTTTATGGGTAAGCTATTTGGAGAAGGGAAGCTATTGGAAGTAGCCAAAATCTATCAAGACGCTACTATTTTTCATAAGCAACACCCCGACTGGTTAAAACAATAATAACCCTCAATTGGCTTGGAAAAAGCGTATCGTATTTTATCAAGCTATATTCCTAATGAAAAAAAGCAATTTCACCATTCTAGCACTTTGCTCGCTTACTTTTCAAGAACCTCAGCAAAAAGAGGCTTTAAAAGGTATGATTTTAGCCGAAAAAGCATTTGCACAAACGTCTATTGATAAAAATACGCAAACGGCATTTTTAACTTTCCTCGCCCCCGAAGCGGTTGTATTTGAGAAAGGCATGCCTATCAATGGCCTTTCCAAATGGAAATCCATTGACTATAAAGGTGTATTAAAATGGCAACCTAATTGGGCAGGAATGGCCATTTCGGCAGATATGGGCTATTCGATCGGTAATTGGCAGGCTTACCCTTCCAAGGAAGCTACTCAGGCTAGTGCTAGTGGCAGTTTTATTTCGCTCTGGAAAAAACAACCTACAGGCGACTGGAGGGTATTGGCCGATATTGGGGTAGTGTACCCCAGCAAACCTTCCGATAAGTTGGAAGAACGGTATTCGACCTTTAAGCCTCTTGATATTAAAAACCTAACAACCCAAACCGAGCGTTTTGCCTTTATGAAAGACCATTTTTATTGGAAAAATACCAAAACAGCTCTTAATCCTTTCGAGCCTCATTTGTCGGAAAAAGTTATTATTTTTAGAAATAATACCCAGCCCCTCATAGGCAAAACGTTAAGTAATACTTTTTTACAAAAGAATTTTGACAAAAACCTTATTTATACGGGTCTCAAAACACTTGTATCTAATGCTGGTGACATGGCCTGTATTTACGGTACAATCTCAGGAAAAAACAAAGCTGGCAAAGTAGTAGTAGGTAGCTATTTGAGAATCTGGCAACAAGAAGCCAAAGATATTTGGAAAATTGTCGTTGATGTAGAAACAACAGAATAATCATGTATAACAAATTACTGTTTTAGTCCTTATTTTATGCTTTTCTTGCTAGAATCATTTCATACCGAGAAATACAATTTTCTCTTTGAGTTTGTTTCATGCTTCAAAAATCTATTTTGCTATGTACGCACTAAAAAATTGTCAAATCTTTACTTCTGAAAAAGTATTGACCAATCATTCTATTGTTATTAATGGAGACCAGATTGCAACTATTATTCCTAGCCACGAAGTTCCAGAACATATCAATACCGTAGACCTAAAAGGGTTAAGTATAGCACCTTCCTTTATTGATATTCAAATTTATGGTGGTGGTGGCAGCCTTTTCAACTCGCATACCACACCCGAAACTATCGAAAACACATATCAAGAGATTCGCCGAGGGGGTACTACACATTTCCAAATAACACTATCGTCAACACCACTCGAAAAAATCCTTGAAGCTATTGATATTTCAAAGCAATATTTGGATCGGGGTGGCAAAGGGTTGGTAGGCTTACACATTGAGGGGCCTTTTTTTAGTTTCCCCAAAAAAGGGGCTCATGTGGCCGAATTTATTAGAAAACCTAGTATCGACGAATTAAAAACGATTATTCAGGCTTGTAAAGGCTTACCTACTTATATGACGATTGCTCCTGAAGAGTTTACAGAAGAGCAATTAGACCTCCTTTTAAAAAGCCATATCATTTTATCGGCAGGCCATAGCTCGGCTACTTATCAGCAAGCTACACAAGCCTTTGGCAAAGGTGTCAAACGAGTTACGCATTTATTCAATGCCATGTCACAATTACAGAGTCGTGAACCAGGGCTTTTAGGGGCAACTTACGATTCGGATGTATGGGCTAGTATTATTCCCGATGGGGTGCATGTTGATTATGCTTCGGTTCGTATTTCTAAAAAAATCATGGGCAAACGCCTATTCATGATAACCGATGCTGTTACAGAAGATACATCGGGCGACTATAAGTTTGTCCATGCTGGCGACCGCTACACCGACCTCAACGGTACGCTGTCGGGTTCGGCACTTACGATGATTCAAGGAGTAAAAAACTGTTATTTGAAAGTGGGTATTTCGTTAGAGGAATCGCTACGTATGGCCTCAACCTACCCTGCCGAAGTACTCAATATCAATCATCTAACGGGTAAGCTAGAAGATGGCTATTTGGCTAATATGGTTATTTTCGATGAAAATTTGGCCGTACAAGGAATCATCGAATCAGGACATTTAGAATGGTTTTTGGATATTTAAGTAAAACAATGGGATTGTTGACTCTCCTTGTGTATTTTGCAACAATATTTTTGCGTCATCATTTCAATGCACATAGAATCTAAACAACCCCATATTGGCACAACCATTTTTACGGTTATGTCGAAGTTAGCTGCCGACCACGGAGCATTAAACCTATCACAAGGATTTCCTAATTTCGATGGTTCTCCTAAGCTAATCGAGCTAGTGTCGTACTATCTCCAAAAAGGAATGAATCAGTATGCTCCGCTGTCGGGCGTACAGGCTCTCCGAGAAATTATTGCTCAAAAAACAGCCGATATTTATGGAGTCAACTACCATCCAGATAGCGAAATAACAGTTGTATCGGGTGCTACCGAAGCCCTTTATGCTGCCATTACAGCAATCGTTCATCAAGGCGACGAAGTGATTTTGCTTGAGCCTAATTACGATTCCTACGAACCTGCCATACGCCTTAATGGCGGTGTGCCTGTGTATGTAACACTTGTTCCCGAAAATAATTATCAGATAGATTGGCAGATAGTAAAATCAAAAGTTACCGAAAAAACTAAATTGATTATGCTTAATACACCGCATAATCCAACGGGAACGGTTTTGAAACAACAAGATTTAACGGCACTGGCCGAGATCGTAAAAGACACCAATATTTTCATCATCAGCGACGAGGTTTATGAACATATCATTTTTGATGGAAAAGAACATTGGTCGCCAATTCGCAATACTATTTTACAAGAACGTACTTTTGTCTGTGGTTCATTCGGAAAAACTTTTCATGTAACAGGCTGGAAAGTAGGCTATTGCCTAGCCCCAAAGGCCCTAACAGAAGAGTTCAGAAAGGTACATCAGTGGCTTACTTTTTCAACAGTAACTCCTATTCAATACGCTTTGGCCGATTTCCTCAAAGAACCTGATAACTATTTATCGATTCCTGCGTTTTATCAGCAAAAGCGAGATAAATTTATATCATGTATTAGCAATGCTCGTTTTTCATTTACGCCAGCTCAGGGGAGTTTCTTTCAATGTGTCAATTACAGTGCTATTACCGACGAAAATGATTTGGCACTGGCTCAAAGACTTACCAAAGAAATTGGCGTAGCGAGCATTCCTGTTTCTGTTTTTTATCATCAAAAAAACGATTTTAAAATATTAAGATTTTGTTTTGCCAAAGATGACCAAACCTTGGAAAAAGCAGGGGAGCGACTTTCAAAATTATAATAACAAAACCATGATTAAGAAATTACTTGTGTTACTGATGGCCCTAACAGGGCTAGCGTCTTGTACCAAACAACCTAAACTTGATGGTATTGATTTGGAGAAATGGCGTGAAGATAGAGGTGGCTGCTCTGGACAAAGAGCCGCCATGAAAGATCAAATCAAAGCCTTGAAAGAGGAACTCAAAGGCGTTAGTGCCAACGATATGGATGATTATTTGGGCAAGCCAGATATTCAGCAGTTAGCCGATAGAAATCAGAAATATTATATTTATTTTCTTGAAAAAGGAGTTCACTGCGAAGACAAAACCAAGAAATCAGACGCTGAGTCGTTGGGAATTAGATTTAGTGCTATGGGTATGGCTACCGAAATTACCTTTCAGAAAGGTACGCCCTAATACCACAAAAGCATTTTTATCAAAAAGGGTTACAATCGATGATTCATTGTAACCCTTTTTGATTATTGCTTAAACTGCTTATTAAATTACATCAGCAATATTTCTATCGTTCGACAAGCGAGGTACTTTGTTTTGCCCCCCTAATTTACCCTGTGATTTCATATAGTCAATAAAAGCATTGGGAGGAAGCGACCTTATTTTGAGCTTCTGCAAGATATTACCAGTTATCAAATCATCATAATAGACATTCAGTTCAGTTAGTTTTTTGTCTAAGTCACTAATAAAGGCTTGCATATTGTTTGGTTCTTTAGCAAATTCAACAAGCCATTCATGATAAGGTAAACCACCTTCGGCAGGTGTAACTTGTGGTGCAACTGTAAACTCAACCACCTCTACTTCAGGATGTTGCTGCATAGCATATTGCATGGCTTTTTCTACTTCTTCGCCAATAACATGCTCGCCAAATGCAGAAATAAAGTGTTTGATACGACCCGACACCACTATTCTGAATGGATTTAGCGACACAAATTTTACGGTATCACCAATTGAATACCCCCAAAGCCCCGCATTGGTATTCATCACCAAAGCATAATTAACGCCCAACTCAACCTCTCCGATGTGCAACCTACGAGGATTAGGTTTGAAATAGTCTTCGGCAGGAATAAATTCATAAAAAACACCAGAGTTGAGCAACAACAACAACCCTTCTGCTTTTTGTGAATCCTGATAAGCAATGAATCCTTCAGAGGCAGGATAAGTTTCGATAGAATCTATTTTTTTACCAATAGATTCACTAAGTTTTGCCCTGTAGGGTTCAAAGTTTACACCTCCATAAACAAATACCGAAAAGTCGGGAAAAACATCCTTGATTTTTTTACCTGTCCGAGCCTGAATTCGGTCAAAATACATTTGTACCCAAGGTGGAATTCCCGAAATCAAGGACATATTTTCGGGCAAAGTTTCATCTATAATTTTATCGAGTTTACTTTCCCAATCGTCCATACAATTGGTTTCATAACTTGGCAATTGATTACTTCTAAGATAACCCGGTACGTGATGATTGACAATTCCTGAAAGGCGACCAATATGAATCCCGTGTTTTTGTGTCATTTCGGGCGACCCCGACAAGAAAATGAGCTTTTTGTCCAAAAAACCAGCATTTCCAGTTTCATACACATAGCTCAACAAAGCATCTCTAGCTCCATTGATATGATACCCAATAGATTCTTTTGAAATAGGAATATACTTAACCCCCGAGGTAGTCCCCGACGTTTTGGCAAAATACAGCGGCTTACCTTTCCACAAAATATCCTCCTCGCCAGCCACAACTTTCTCGACATAGCTTTTTAGCCCTTCATAATCTCGAATAGGAACGGCATTTTTAAAAGACACATAATCAGTAATATTACTAAAATGGTGGTCTTTACCAAAAAGCGTATTTGCAGCTGATTCAACCAAAGATTTCATCAGATTGAGTTGTGTTTCAACGGCATTGGTTTCCCACTTTTTGCGTTGGTTTATCACGTATGCGGCGAAAGGCTTTGCCAAAAAGGCTCTTATTCCCATAATATTTTTAATGATTTGAAATACATCCAGTTGAGTTTAACAAGCTCAGAAGGCTTTGGGAAAACCCCTTGTTGAATCCTTCTTGAAGCCAAAACTTTGTCAATTTACATTCTAAAACTCATTCGGTGCAAGGGCGTTGTACCAAATTCTTGAATAGCTTTTCGGTGTTTTGGGGTTGGATACCCCGCATTTTGTTCCCAACCGTACTGAGGGTATTCCAAGGCATACTGCTCCATAAGGTCGTCGCGGTGCGTTTTAGCCAAAATAGAAGCAGCTGCAATATTCAAAAACTTGGCATCGCCTTTGACAATACAAGTATGAGGAATAAGCGGATAATTAGGAAAACGATTGCCATCTATGAGCAAATGTTCGGGGCGAATAGCGAGCTGATCTACCGCCAAGTGCATAGCTTTCATACTGGCTTTCAGTATATTAATAACATCAATTTCCCAATTTGACACCTCGGCTACAGCCCAAGCAAGGGCATCTTTTTTGATGTCTTCTCGCAAAATAATTCTTTGTTTTTTACTCAATTGCTTAGAATCATTAAGAAGCTCGTGTGTATAATACTTTGGCAATATTACTGCCGATGCCACTACAGGCCCAGCCAAACATCCACGCCCAGCTTCGTCGAGTCCTGCTTCAATAAGCGTTTCATTATAAAAACTTTTTAACATAAATTTTATATTTGTATTCATGACAAAGTTAAGAGCAATAAATTGGTTTGATATTTGTAATGAATAAAGAATACCCTAATAAAAACCATATTCTTTTACAAAAACCAATTTTGGAAAGTACAAGGATGATTTCAGATGATATTTTCGTCATAGAAACTACCAGAGATTCCCTTAATCATATAAGAAAAATACAATTAACCCTTGGCATGATTTATGCTTTAAATTCACCTGAGAATTTAGTTGTTAGCTCATAAAATTGACAAAATAGTAGCATCAATTTGATGAAGATTTCTGGCTAAAATTTCAAATTTAAGAAATTTAGACAATGCCTAAGATAAAAAAAATTGGAATCACATTCATTCTGACCGCTATTTTATGTGTACCAATAGTAGCTCAGACCAACAACTCCTTACTCAAAGATGCTATCCGCCATTTTGAGCTATCGAGCTTTGTTACTGCCATACCCAAATTTGAACAAGTTCTTCAAAAGGATTCTGCTCAACTCTCTTCTTCCGAACGATTTGCTACATTATTACAACTAGCATATAGTTATAAACAGGTGCAAAATATGCCCAAAGCCGAATCAACGTATCGGCAAGCTTTGGATATTCCTGTATCGGTATCGGGCGACCAACTCAAATCATATCTTTATTTTGCCCAAGTATTGGTCAATAATAACAAATACAAAGAGG
The DNA window shown above is from Flectobacillus major DSM 103 and carries:
- the nagA gene encoding N-acetylglucosamine-6-phosphate deacetylase; protein product: MYALKNCQIFTSEKVLTNHSIVINGDQIATIIPSHEVPEHINTVDLKGLSIAPSFIDIQIYGGGGSLFNSHTTPETIENTYQEIRRGGTTHFQITLSSTPLEKILEAIDISKQYLDRGGKGLVGLHIEGPFFSFPKKGAHVAEFIRKPSIDELKTIIQACKGLPTYMTIAPEEFTEEQLDLLLKSHIILSAGHSSATYQQATQAFGKGVKRVTHLFNAMSQLQSREPGLLGATYDSDVWASIIPDGVHVDYASVRISKKIMGKRLFMITDAVTEDTSGDYKFVHAGDRYTDLNGTLSGSALTMIQGVKNCYLKVGISLEESLRMASTYPAEVLNINHLTGKLEDGYLANMVIFDENLAVQGIIESGHLEWFLDI
- a CDS encoding ribonuclease HII, translated to MLKSFYNETLIEAGLDEAGRGCLAGPVVASAVILPKYYTHELLNDSKQLSKKQRIILREDIKKDALAWAVAEVSNWEIDVINILKASMKAMHLAVDQLAIRPEHLLIDGNRFPNYPLIPHTCIVKGDAKFLNIAAASILAKTHRDDLMEQYALEYPQYGWEQNAGYPTPKHRKAIQEFGTTPLHRMSFRM
- a CDS encoding GH3 auxin-responsive promoter family protein; the protein is MGIRAFLAKPFAAYVINQRKKWETNAVETQLNLMKSLVESAANTLFGKDHHFSNITDYVSFKNAVPIRDYEGLKSYVEKVVAGEEDILWKGKPLYFAKTSGTTSGVKYIPISKESIGYHINGARDALLSYVYETGNAGFLDKKLIFLSGSPEMTQKHGIHIGRLSGIVNHHVPGYLRSNQLPSYETNCMDDWESKLDKIIDETLPENMSLISGIPPWVQMYFDRIQARTGKKIKDVFPDFSVFVYGGVNFEPYRAKLSESIGKKIDSIETYPASEGFIAYQDSQKAEGLLLLLNSGVFYEFIPAEDYFKPNPRRLHIGEVELGVNYALVMNTNAGLWGYSIGDTVKFVSLNPFRIVVSGRIKHFISAFGEHVIGEEVEKAMQYAMQQHPEVEVVEFTVAPQVTPAEGGLPYHEWLVEFAKEPNNMQAFISDLDKKLTELNVYYDDLITGNILQKLKIRSLPPNAFIDYMKSQGKLGGQNKVPRLSNDRNIADVI
- a CDS encoding amidase, with the translated sequence MKKRYVLPLMCLGSMLLGGFITKILENPPLSVAIIKNAEQLIGLDFSQAEADSMLNDLTDNRQGFQEIRKIKLDNDVAPALFFNPLPIGFSFSKEISRFAASKVLITLPKNKADLAFMSVRELAELIKTKQITSVELTKFFIERLKKYNTQLACVITITEDLALQQAQKADQEMAKGIYKGLLHGIPYGAKDLLAKKGYKTTWGSVPYQNQVLDYDATVITRLEQAGAVLCAKLTLGELAWGDVWFGGTTKNPWNLKRGSSGSSAGSASSVAAGLLPFAIGSETLGSIVSPSSECGTTGLRPTFGRVPRTGAMALSWSMDKLGPICRTVEDCAIVFNTIKGTDGKDLSIIDAPFSFDANRKSLKGLKIAYLKQDFERNYPTKAQDSLTLLTLRKLGATLIPLKLPKYPVSDMTIILNAEAAAAFDELTLSGKDDLMVRQIKNAWPNSFRASRFIPAVEYLQANRLRTRLIQEMENKLKGIDVYLAPAFGGSNLTLTNLTGHPCVVLPNGFRAEGRPTSITFMGKLFGEGKLLEVAKIYQDATIFHKQHPDWLKQ
- a CDS encoding methionine aminotransferase, which gives rise to MHIESKQPHIGTTIFTVMSKLAADHGALNLSQGFPNFDGSPKLIELVSYYLQKGMNQYAPLSGVQALREIIAQKTADIYGVNYHPDSEITVVSGATEALYAAITAIVHQGDEVILLEPNYDSYEPAIRLNGGVPVYVTLVPENNYQIDWQIVKSKVTEKTKLIMLNTPHNPTGTVLKQQDLTALAEIVKDTNIFIISDEVYEHIIFDGKEHWSPIRNTILQERTFVCGSFGKTFHVTGWKVGYCLAPKALTEEFRKVHQWLTFSTVTPIQYALADFLKEPDNYLSIPAFYQQKRDKFISCISNARFSFTPAQGSFFQCVNYSAITDENDLALAQRLTKEIGVASIPVSVFYHQKNDFKILRFCFAKDDQTLEKAGERLSKL